In Deinococcus irradiatisoli, the genomic stretch TAAACGAGCGGAGGTCGGGAAAAGCCATGCGGGCAGTCTAGGGACTCTGGCCGGGCGGTCTGTCCGTCTGCTTACCGGAGCTTTATTCTTGGGCTGATCCACCCGCTTCGCTTACATTCCTTGAGCGTGGTTATGTTAGATTTGGAGCATGGTTAATCCGTATGTGGAATGGTTCGAGGGACTGCGGGCCGAATACGGCGAGCAACTCAAGCAGATGCCGCTGCCGGACGGTTTGCCGGAACATTTGCGCGATCTGATGGCCAAGGGCGACGAGGAAGCGATTCTGTTCATGCTCAAGCTGGCCTGGCAACTCGGTGCCCAGGTGGGCTACAGCGCCGGGCAGCAGCAGAGCGGCGCGGGCCAGCCGAGCCGGAAGGTCAGCAGCGTTCAGGCTTAAAAATATTCAACGACATGCTTCAGCGCCGCCCCGAAACCAGGGCGGCGCTTCTTGTGCTTGTTTGTGCCGAAAGCCTCAGCCCAGGGCCGAGCGCAGAAAGCCGCGCACCACGTCTAGGAACTCCTCAGGCTGCTCGACGAACGGCATGTGGCCGCTTTGCTCGAAGATGTGCAGCTGAGCGCCGGGAACGCCCGCCGCCGTTACCTGCGACGCTTCGGGCGGGCAGGTGCGGTCATGCCGGCCGGCCAGCACCAGCATCGGTGAAGTGACACGTCCCAGTTCGGCCTCGGCCTCGATGCCGCCGTAACCGGCCACCGAGAACGCACGCAGCACGTCCGGGGCATAGCGGCCAGTGCTGCGCCGGATGTACTCCGGCAAGCGCGGGTCTTCGGGGTCGGCGAAGTGCCAGGGCATCTGCTCGGCCATCAAGCGGGCGAAGTCGGCCTCGGTGGTCACGTCGGCCTCGCCGGCCCACGAACGCTGAACCTGCTCGCGCAGATGCAGCGGCTCGAACCCGGCGAGCTTGGCCTCGATGCCTTCCAGAAAGCGGCTGGACGGCACCCCGCACGAGACGACGCTGGCCGCCGCGCCCGGCTGATTGATGGCCTGCTGCAAGGCCACAAACGCTCCGTACGAGTGGCCGAACACGGCGTACCTGGCGGCCCCGAGTTCGCGCGCCACCCCGTCCACGTCGGCGGCCATCTGCGTCAGCGTCCAGGTCTCCTCCGGCGCGTCCCGGTCGCTTTCGCCCTGGGCGCGCATGTCGAGCAGCACCAGCCGCACGGTGTCGGTGAGCGGATCGAGGTAGTCGGCAAATTCGTGGTGGTCGAGGCCAGGACCGCCGTGCAGGACGATCAGGGGCGGCAGATGCGCTTCACCGCGCACATCGGCGAACAGGCGGGTACCGTTGACCGGCAGAAGCTGGGGCGTCATATCGAGAGTATGTCAGAACGCCGCCGAGGCTGCAGGTCCGCCTGGGCCGCCCTTCAGCTGCCCAGGTACTTGTGCCACTCGTGGCGGTCCTGGGCGAACTGGCCCTGCGCGTAGAAGCCGAAGCTGGGCGCGCGTGGGCGCAGCCGCAAGGTCATGGAGGCTTCCTCGGGGGTGCGGTCGCCCTTGCGCTGGTTGCAGGGTCGGCAGGCCACCACCACGTTCTCCCAGGTATGGCGGCCTCCCTTGGAGCGCGGCTGCACGTGGTCGAGGGTCAGGTCGCCTTTTTCACCGCAGTACTGGCAGGTATAAGCGTCGCGCCGCAACACGTTGCGGCGGTTGAAGGGAATCGGGTGGATGCGTGGGCGGCGGATGTAGCGTCGCAGGCGAATCACGCTGGGCACCGCCAGCACCGTGCTGGGCGAGCGTACCACGTCCTCACTGTTCTCGAGCACCTCGGCCACGCCGTACTGGATGAGGGTGATGGCCCGCTTGGCACTGGTGACATGCAGCGGTTCGTAAGAAGCGTTGAGCACCAGCACGCGCGGCACGTTCAGATTCGTCGCCACCCGTACAGGCGCAGCTGGGATCTCTGGCCCGTTCATTGATTCATTTTAGGCTCAAACGGTCAAAGAATTGTTGCGTCAAGCGGCTTAGCCGAGAAAGCCGCGCACGCCGTCGGCCACATACTGCACTGCCAGGGCCGCCAGCAGCACCCCCAGCACCCGCGTGATGACGTGCAGGCCCGAGGTGCCGATCAAACGGGCGATTTGCCCAGAGACGCGCAGCGCCAAATAACACAGCAGCAGCACGCCGGCCGTGACCACGAACACGGTGCCGAGCAGCAGGGGGCGGCCGTGGGCGCCGCCGGCCAGGATCATGATGCTGGCGAGCGTGCCGGGACCGGCGATCAGGGGAATCGCCAGCGGAAACACGCTGATGTCGGGCCGGACCACATCCGGCGCGTCTTCCTCCGAGGGCTCGCGGCTGGGATTGCCGCGCGCGAAGACCATGTCGAGCGCGATCAGAAACAGCAGGATGCCGCCGGCCACCCGGAAAGCGTCGAGGCTGATGCCCAGATGGTCGAGCAGCGGCTTGCCCAGCAGCCCGAACACCAGGATGATGCCGCCGGCCACCAGCGATGCTTTCAGGGCGATGGCGCGGCGCTCGGCGGTCGGTCGCTGACCGGCCAGACTGATATAGAGCGGCGCCAGCCCGATCGGGTCCATCACCACCAGCATGGTCAGAAAGGTCTGCAGGGCGGCGCTGATCAGCGCGGAAGCGTTCACGTCCGTAGCCTAGCCCGAATGCCGGTGGGGACGGCCCCGCTAACAGTAGACTGGGCGGCATGACCAGACCCGAACCGCCGACTTTCCTCGCGCTGGACGTCAGCAAAAGCCGGGTGGGCTTCGCCGTGAACCGGGGCGGGCTGGTGTTCGGGCGCGGCAGCTTTGACCGCACCCGCCTCAGCAGCGATCTCAAGGCGGTGCTCAAGCAGCAGCGTCAGGAAGGCGCCAGCACGCTGGTGC encodes the following:
- a CDS encoding DdrH, whose product is MVNPYVEWFEGLRAEYGEQLKQMPLPDGLPEHLRDLMAKGDEEAILFMLKLAWQLGAQVGYSAGQQQSGAGQPSRKVSSVQA
- a CDS encoding alpha/beta fold hydrolase; its protein translation is MTPQLLPVNGTRLFADVRGEAHLPPLIVLHGGPGLDHHEFADYLDPLTDTVRLVLLDMRAQGESDRDAPEETWTLTQMAADVDGVARELGAARYAVFGHSYGAFVALQQAINQPGAAASVVSCGVPSSRFLEGIEAKLAGFEPLHLREQVQRSWAGEADVTTEADFARLMAEQMPWHFADPEDPRLPEYIRRSTGRYAPDVLRAFSVAGYGGIEAEAELGRVTSPMLVLAGRHDRTCPPEASQVTAAGVPGAQLHIFEQSGHMPFVEQPEEFLDVVRGFLRSALG
- a CDS encoding HNH endonuclease; protein product: MNGPEIPAAPVRVATNLNVPRVLVLNASYEPLHVTSAKRAITLIQYGVAEVLENSEDVVRSPSTVLAVPSVIRLRRYIRRPRIHPIPFNRRNVLRRDAYTCQYCGEKGDLTLDHVQPRSKGGRHTWENVVVACRPCNQRKGDRTPEEASMTLRLRPRAPSFGFYAQGQFAQDRHEWHKYLGS
- a CDS encoding MarC family protein; its protein translation is MNASALISAALQTFLTMLVVMDPIGLAPLYISLAGQRPTAERRAIALKASLVAGGIILVFGLLGKPLLDHLGISLDAFRVAGGILLFLIALDMVFARGNPSREPSEEDAPDVVRPDISVFPLAIPLIAGPGTLASIMILAGGAHGRPLLLGTVFVVTAGVLLLCYLALRVSGQIARLIGTSGLHVITRVLGVLLAALAVQYVADGVRGFLG